Genomic window (Streptomyces sp. TG1A-60):
GCCCGTTCGGGTGGCGCCGTGGCCTCGCCGCGCTTCCGGTGGCGTACGTGTCCGAACGGTGTGAGGCTGACCGCCATGACGATCGCACCCGCCAAACTCAGCGACCCGGCCGTCCGGGCCTTCGTCGCCGCGGTGAACGCCCACGACCAGGACGCGTTCTTCGCGCTCCTCACGGAGGACGCGACCATGTCGGACGACGGCTCCGACCGGGACCTCGCGGACTGGACCGACCGGGAGATCTTCTCCTCGCGCGCCCACATGGAGGTCCGGCGCGAGTCCGACGGCGGCCGTTCGCTGATCGCCGACTACCGCAACGACACGTGGGGCGAGATGCGCACCGCCTGGCGCTTCACGGTGTCGGAGGACGGCAGGATCAGCCGGTTCGAGACGGGCCAGGCCTGACGACGGGCCCCAGGGGGTCTTGCCTTCGTGCGCACTCCAACTCCTAGGGTCCCGGGGCATGGAGACGAACAGCCACACGCACACACGGCGGCTCGGCCGCAGCGGTATCCAGGTCAGCGCCCTCGGCTTCGGCTGCTGGGCGATCGGTGGCGAATGGCAGGCCCCCGACGGGCAGCCGCTCGGCTGGGGGACGGTGGACGACGAGGAGTCCGTACGGGCGATCCACCGCGCCCTCGACCTCGGCGTCACCTTCTTCGACACGGCCGACGTGTACGGCACCGGCCACAGCGAACGCGTGCTCGGGCGCGCCCTCGGCAAGCGCCGCGCGGACGTCGTCGTGGCGACCAAGTGGGGCAACCTCTTCGACGAGTCCACCCGCACCGCCGACGGCCAGGACGACACCCCGGCCCACGCCCGCCGCGCCCTCACCGCCTCCCTCGACCGCCTCGGCACGGACCACGTCGACCTGTACCAGCTCCACCTCTCCGACGCAGACCCCGAGCGAGCGGCCGAACTCCGCGACACCTGCGAGGAGTTCGTGCGGGAGGGCCTGATCCGGGCCTACGCGTGGAGCACCGACGACCCGGGCCGCGCCGCCGTGTTCGCGCGGGGAGCGCACTGCGCGGCCGTACAGCACCGCCTGAACGTCCTGCAGGACGCGCCCGGACTCCTCGCGCTCTGCCAGGAGTCCGACCTCGCGAGCATCAACCGCAGCCCTCTCGCCATGGGCCTGCTCACCGGCAAGCACACCGCCGGGCGCGCCCTGGCGGCCGGTGACATCCGCAGCGCCCCGCCCGCCTGGCTGCCGGGATTCACCGCGGATGCCGGTGCCGACCCGGAGTGGCTCGGCCGGGTCGAGGCGCTGCGCGACATCCTCACCAGCGAAGGCCGCACCCTCGCGCAGGGCGCTCTCGCCTGGATCTGGGCCCGCAGCCCGCGGACCGTCCCCATCCCCGGCTTCCGCTCGCCAGCCCAGGCCGAGGAGAACGCGGGCGCTCTCGCGAAGGGGCCGCTGACCGCGGACCAGGTGGCCGAGGTCGACCGGATCCTGGGCCGCTGACCCGCCCCGATCGCCGTCGGCCGCGGCGGGCAGCCGTTCCGCGCTCCGGTGCTCACCTCGCGGTCCCACGCGAGGTCCGCCCCCACCCGGACCATGGAACGGCTGCCGCTCCCCCCTCGGGTTGGCCGCGGAAGCCACCGTCTCCAAGTGTGAAGCTCTCGTGGAGACGCGACATGAGCATATGTCTGCCACGTGCTCGAATGGCCCGGAGTGAAGCCCTCCGTTTGTGCAGATTGAGTCCTGCGCGAGTGGCGCCGGCACTCGTATGGCCGTGCCCTGCGGCGTCTTCGCGGCAGGGCACGGCCGCGTCCGACGTACGGCGGCGTCGTCGTCGCCGTCGCGAACCGCACGTTCGCCTCCAGCGGCAGCTCCGCCATGTGCCGTACGGTGCGGGCCACGTCGGTCGCGTCCGTCACCGGCTCGGGTACGAGCTGCCCATGGGGCTGCGGGACCCCTTTCGCCATGCGCTCGGTCATGTCATTCATGCGCTCGCAGCGCAGGGGAGGCGGCGCGCCCGGCCGCGCGGGAAGGGGGTCCGCCATCCGGATCTCACCATCCCGCCATCTGACTGTTGCACCTCCCCGCGGCGGGAGCCGCAGCCGCCGCCCCGCCCGACGCGCGGCGGATCACCGAGAACCCCTTCCCCCGAGTTCCACCACACCGTGGACCGTGCCGTACGTGACACGACCGGGGCCGGGATCTCGACCGGGCGTTGTTCGCGGTGGAGGCGGCAGGCCGGGGCTCACGCCGGTGTAACCGCCAGTAGCTCGCCCCGACGGTCGTCCTCGCCGGGATAGCGCACGCCGACGCGGTCCCGGATCGCGTCGAGCGTGCGCATCACGGCGAGGGTGCCGTCGAGGGGGACGAGCGGGGACTCGGTCTCGCCGGCGCTCAGGGCCCGCATGACCTCGGCGGCCTCGTGGCGGAGGCTGTTGCGGGGGCCGTCGGCCGGGTCCGCGGCGAAGGCCTGCGGCTCGCGGCCGTCGCGGTGCAGGACGAAGTGGTCCGGGAAGAAGAATCCGGACGGGATGTCGATGCGGCCCTCGGAGCCGGTGACCGACGCGGAGGTCCCCGTGCCACCGACGATGGAGCAGTGCACCGAAGCGATGGCACCGCTCTCCCACGAGAGCAGTGCTCCTGTCTGGAGATCGACGCCCTCGTCGGAGAGCACCGCTCTCCCGGTCACGTCCGACGGCTCCCCGAGCAGCAACTGCGCGAACGACACCGGGTACACACCGAGGTCGAGCAGCGCGCCCCCGCCCTGCGCAGGATCCCGCAGCCGATGCGACGGAGGGAAGGGGCCCGCGAGCCCGAAGTCGGCCTGCACGGTCCGCACTTCACCGATCACACCGTCCCGCACCATCTCGGCGAGCCGCCGCACCAGCGGATTGCAGTACATCCACATGGCCTCCATCAGGAACCGCCCGCGCTCCCGCGCCAGCGCGACCAGTTCCTCCGCCTCCCGCACGTTCAGCGTGAACGCCTTCTCGCACAGCACGTTCCGCCCC
Coding sequences:
- a CDS encoding nuclear transport factor 2 family protein; translated protein: MTIAPAKLSDPAVRAFVAAVNAHDQDAFFALLTEDATMSDDGSDRDLADWTDREIFSSRAHMEVRRESDGGRSLIADYRNDTWGEMRTAWRFTVSEDGRISRFETGQA
- a CDS encoding aldo/keto reductase, which codes for METNSHTHTRRLGRSGIQVSALGFGCWAIGGEWQAPDGQPLGWGTVDDEESVRAIHRALDLGVTFFDTADVYGTGHSERVLGRALGKRRADVVVATKWGNLFDESTRTADGQDDTPAHARRALTASLDRLGTDHVDLYQLHLSDADPERAAELRDTCEEFVREGLIRAYAWSTDDPGRAAVFARGAHCAAVQHRLNVLQDAPGLLALCQESDLASINRSPLAMGLLTGKHTAGRALAAGDIRSAPPAWLPGFTADAGADPEWLGRVEALRDILTSEGRTLAQGALAWIWARSPRTVPIPGFRSPAQAEENAGALAKGPLTADQVAEVDRILGR
- a CDS encoding Gfo/Idh/MocA family oxidoreductase, whose amino-acid sequence is MANDGRVRWGILATGGIASAFTADLVDLPDAEVVAVASRSGDSAKTFAERFGIPRAYGDWRALAADAEVDVVYVATPHSAHRAAAGMCLEAGRNVLCEKAFTLNVREAEELVALARERGRFLMEAMWMYCNPLVRRLAEMVRDGVIGEVRTVQADFGLAGPFPPSHRLRDPAQGGGALLDLGVYPVSFAQLLLGEPSDVTGRAVLSDEGVDLQTGALLSWESGAIASVHCSIVGGTGTSASVTGSEGRIDIPSGFFFPDHFVLHRDGREPQAFAADPADGPRNSLRHEAAEVMRALSAGETESPLVPLDGTLAVMRTLDAIRDRVGVRYPGEDDRRGELLAVTPA